Proteins found in one Allorhizobium pseudoryzae genomic segment:
- the parE gene encoding DNA topoisomerase IV subunit B yields the protein MDDTSDLFASIPAASPKASDAPAEARPKAPAAQKPVPAAPASPDTYDASSIRVLEGLEPVRMRPGMYIGGTDEKALHHLFAEVIDNSMDEAVAGHANFIEVHLDTEGFLTVTDNGRGIPVENHPQVPGKSTLEVIMTKLHAGGKFDGKAYETSGGLHGVGVSVVNALSDVLEVEVARNRKLYRQRFSRGVPQGGLEELGDVHNRRGTRVRFHPDPQIFGDHARFEPGRIFRMARSKAYLFGGVEIRWSCDPGVVPAGGEIPEKAVFHFPGGLKDYLAATLGKEFTVTREIFSGRTEKTGGHGALEWAITWYGGDPQVHSYCNTIPTPEGGTHEAGLRIALLKGLKNYAELTQNKRAKDITTDDVMISAVGMLSVFIREPEFVGQTKDKLATVEAQRIVENALRDPFDHYLVGNPGEAAKLLDWVIERAEERLRRRKEKEVNRKTAVRKLRLPGKLADCSQNTAEGAELFIVEGDSAGGSAKQARNRMNQAILPLRGKILNVGSASREKLSANQQIADLIQALGCGTRTKFREEDLRYERVIIMTDADVDGAHIASLLITFFYQEMPELIRGGHLFLAVPPLYVIRQGAKTVYARDDIHRAELMETVFKGKKVEIGRFKGLGEMMPAQLKETTMDPEKRTLLRVGIDEVDFEGTREAVDNLMGTKADARFRFIQDRAAFADNLDI from the coding sequence ATGGACGATACAAGCGACCTCTTTGCCAGCATCCCCGCCGCAAGCCCGAAGGCTTCCGATGCGCCGGCGGAGGCGCGACCGAAAGCCCCTGCCGCGCAAAAGCCCGTACCCGCGGCGCCCGCTTCGCCTGACACCTACGACGCCTCCTCGATCCGGGTCCTCGAAGGACTGGAGCCGGTGCGCATGCGCCCCGGCATGTATATCGGCGGGACCGACGAAAAGGCGCTGCACCACCTGTTTGCCGAAGTCATCGACAACTCGATGGACGAGGCGGTGGCAGGACACGCCAATTTCATCGAGGTGCATCTGGATACCGAGGGCTTCCTGACCGTTACCGACAACGGCCGCGGCATTCCGGTCGAAAACCACCCCCAGGTGCCCGGCAAATCGACGCTCGAAGTCATCATGACCAAGCTGCATGCGGGCGGTAAGTTCGACGGCAAGGCCTACGAGACCTCGGGCGGTCTGCACGGCGTCGGCGTGTCGGTGGTCAATGCGCTGTCGGACGTGCTCGAAGTCGAGGTGGCCCGCAACCGCAAACTCTATCGCCAGCGTTTTTCACGCGGCGTGCCGCAGGGCGGTCTGGAAGAACTCGGCGATGTGCACAACCGGCGCGGCACACGCGTGCGCTTCCATCCCGATCCGCAGATCTTTGGCGACCATGCCCGCTTCGAGCCGGGCCGCATCTTCCGCATGGCGCGCTCCAAGGCTTATCTGTTCGGTGGCGTGGAAATCCGCTGGAGCTGCGATCCGGGTGTCGTGCCGGCCGGCGGCGAAATCCCTGAAAAGGCGGTCTTCCACTTCCCGGGCGGCCTCAAGGATTATCTGGCGGCGACGCTCGGCAAGGAATTCACCGTCACCCGCGAGATCTTCTCGGGCCGGACGGAAAAGACCGGCGGCCATGGCGCGCTTGAATGGGCGATCACCTGGTACGGTGGCGATCCGCAGGTGCATTCCTACTGCAACACCATCCCGACCCCGGAAGGCGGCACGCATGAGGCGGGTCTGCGCATCGCGCTCCTGAAGGGGCTGAAGAACTATGCCGAACTGACGCAGAACAAGCGTGCCAAGGATATCACCACAGACGACGTGATGATTTCCGCCGTCGGTATGTTGTCGGTGTTCATCCGCGAGCCGGAATTCGTCGGCCAGACGAAGGACAAGCTGGCGACCGTGGAAGCCCAGAGGATCGTCGAGAATGCGCTGCGCGATCCCTTCGACCACTATCTGGTCGGCAATCCGGGCGAAGCGGCAAAACTGCTCGACTGGGTGATCGAGCGGGCGGAAGAGCGCCTGCGCCGCCGCAAGGAAAAGGAAGTCAACCGCAAGACGGCGGTGCGCAAGCTGCGCCTGCCCGGCAAGCTCGCGGACTGCTCGCAAAACACGGCCGAAGGTGCGGAGCTCTTCATCGTTGAGGGCGACTCGGCCGGCGGCTCCGCCAAGCAGGCGCGCAACCGCATGAACCAGGCGATCCTGCCGCTGCGCGGCAAGATTTTGAACGTCGGCAGCGCCAGCCGTGAAAAACTGTCTGCCAACCAGCAGATCGCCGACCTGATCCAGGCGCTCGGTTGCGGCACGCGGACGAAATTCCGCGAGGAAGACCTGCGCTACGAGCGCGTCATCATCATGACCGATGCCGACGTGGACGGTGCGCATATCGCCTCGCTGCTGATCACCTTCTTCTACCAGGAAATGCCGGAGCTGATCCGCGGCGGCCACCTCTTCCTCGCCGTGCCGCCGCTCTACGTCATCCGCCAGGGCGCCAAGACCGTCTACGCCCGCGACGACATCCATCGCGCCGAGCTGATGGAAACCGTGTTCAAGGGCAAGAAGGTCGAGATCGGCCGATTCAAGGGTCTCGGCGAGATGATGCCGGCGCAGCTCAAGGAAACCACGATGGATCCCGAGAAGCGCACGCTTTTGCGCGTCGGGATCGACGAGGTGGATTTCGAGGGGACGCGCGAAGCCGTCGACAACCTGATGGGCACGAAGGCGGATGCGCGTTTCCGGTTTATCCAGGACCGCGCGGCATTTGCCGACAACCTGGACATCTGA
- a CDS encoding molybdopterin molybdotransferase MoeA has translation MAGALLPVSEALSRLLSRARPVDQAETVDLSRAAGRVLAQDLAAHLTQPPFNSSAMDGYALRAKDAPEIGSVLTVIGQSAAGHAFSGTVGQGEAVRIFTGAPVPEGADTVLIQEDAEKLEDNRIRTTFAVTAGRHIRPRGQDFAEGEVVLSAGTVLDAAHVTVAAAMNHPELSVFRRPRVALIATGDELVAPGGLPRHDQIIASNTFGVAALIEAAGGEVLDLGIVGDDRTVIEAAIGRAVEAQVDVLVTLGGASVGDHDLVQASLKAKGMELDFWRIAMRPGKPLMVGSLGPMQVLGLPGNPVASLVCGLLFLEPLVATLARRPRRDRSASALTATTLSANDQRQDYLRATLSRDNQGRLVAEAFGKQDSSMMKIFAQSDALIVRPPHAPELPAGSPCPLLLLRPPRL, from the coding sequence ATGGCCGGCGCGCTTCTTCCTGTCTCCGAGGCCCTGAGCCGGCTTCTGTCGCGTGCCCGACCGGTGGATCAGGCGGAGACGGTCGATCTCAGCCGCGCCGCGGGACGCGTTCTGGCACAGGATCTGGCCGCGCACCTGACCCAGCCCCCCTTCAATTCTTCCGCCATGGACGGTTACGCGTTGCGGGCCAAGGATGCGCCGGAGATCGGGTCCGTGCTGACGGTGATCGGCCAATCGGCGGCCGGCCATGCCTTTTCCGGCACGGTCGGACAGGGTGAAGCCGTGCGCATCTTCACCGGAGCACCGGTGCCGGAAGGCGCCGACACCGTTCTGATTCAGGAGGACGCGGAAAAGCTCGAGGACAACCGCATCCGCACCACCTTTGCCGTGACCGCCGGTCGCCACATCCGCCCGCGTGGCCAGGATTTTGCCGAAGGCGAGGTCGTCTTGTCCGCGGGCACGGTTCTGGATGCGGCGCATGTCACCGTCGCCGCTGCAATGAACCATCCCGAGCTATCCGTTTTCCGGCGCCCGCGCGTCGCGCTGATTGCGACCGGCGACGAGCTCGTGGCGCCGGGGGGGCTCCCACGTCATGACCAGATCATCGCCTCCAACACCTTTGGTGTCGCAGCGCTGATCGAAGCGGCCGGCGGCGAGGTGCTGGATCTCGGCATCGTCGGTGACGACCGCACCGTGATCGAGGCTGCGATTGGCCGCGCTGTCGAGGCGCAGGTGGATGTCCTCGTGACGCTCGGCGGGGCTTCTGTCGGGGACCACGACCTCGTCCAGGCCAGCCTGAAGGCGAAGGGCATGGAGCTTGACTTCTGGCGGATCGCCATGCGGCCGGGAAAACCGCTGATGGTCGGTTCGCTGGGCCCGATGCAGGTGCTGGGCCTGCCCGGCAATCCGGTCGCGAGCCTCGTCTGCGGGCTTCTTTTCCTGGAGCCGCTGGTTGCAACACTCGCCCGGCGCCCACGCCGCGACCGCTCCGCTTCGGCGCTGACCGCCACGACGCTGTCGGCCAACGACCAGCGGCAGGATTACCTGCGGGCAACGCTCTCGCGTGACAATCAGGGGCGTCTGGTGGCGGAAGCCTTCGGCAAACAGGATTCATCGATGATGAAGATCTTTGCCCAGTCGGATGCGCTGATCGTGCGGCCACCGCATGCGCCGGAACTGCCGGCCGGTTCCCCCTGCCCGCTCCTCCTGCTGCGACCGCCGCGCTTGTGA
- a CDS encoding cryptochrome/photolyase family protein, giving the protein MSDQAPILLWFRKDLRLDDNGALTAAVESGAPVICVYVREPQTENVGPLGGAQAWWLHHSLAALDTALQEAGNRLILRSGQAVETLSKLAQDTGARAVYLNRLYERDEIDPDILEALHNTGIEVKRFKGQLLHDPKTMRTGSGGTYRVYTPFWRALEKEGEPREPVDAPASVPSPKRWPASETLNDWDLLPTRPNWAKEFEPLWQPGEAGAHQRLKTFIRRAISTYKKDRDLPGLEDATSMLSPHLAFGEISPARIWHATRGLQATEDLIHFRKELVWREFSYHLLVEFPRLGEANWNDRFDAFPWRFDAAQFQAWTKGMTGYPIVDAGMRQLWRHGYMHNRVRMITASFLIKDLMIDWRRGEAWFRDTLLDADPASNAANWQWVAGSGADASPFFRVFNPILQGEKFDGNGDYVRRFVPELAKLPNKYIHKPFDAPADVLQKAGVTLGKTYSRPIVDHGIARDRALAAYAHVTGRSAQADPRD; this is encoded by the coding sequence ATGTCCGATCAAGCCCCGATCCTTCTCTGGTTCCGCAAGGATTTGAGGCTGGACGACAATGGCGCACTGACGGCGGCCGTTGAGAGCGGCGCGCCGGTCATCTGCGTCTATGTGCGGGAACCGCAAACGGAGAACGTGGGTCCGCTCGGCGGCGCGCAGGCATGGTGGCTGCATCATTCGCTGGCAGCGCTCGACACCGCCCTGCAAGAAGCGGGAAACCGGTTGATCCTGCGCAGCGGGCAAGCGGTGGAAACCCTGTCCAAGCTTGCCCAGGACACCGGAGCTCGGGCCGTCTATCTCAATCGGCTCTACGAGCGTGACGAGATCGATCCCGACATTCTGGAAGCACTCCACAACACAGGTATCGAGGTTAAACGGTTCAAGGGACAGCTGCTGCACGATCCAAAGACGATGCGGACCGGCAGTGGCGGAACCTACCGGGTCTACACGCCCTTCTGGCGGGCGCTGGAGAAGGAAGGCGAGCCCCGCGAGCCGGTGGACGCACCGGCCTCCGTCCCCTCACCGAAACGATGGCCTGCGTCCGAGACCCTGAACGACTGGGATCTCCTTCCGACGCGGCCCAACTGGGCGAAAGAATTCGAACCCCTGTGGCAGCCGGGCGAAGCCGGCGCCCATCAGCGTCTCAAGACATTCATCAGGCGGGCAATCTCCACCTACAAGAAGGATCGCGACCTGCCGGGGCTCGAGGATGCGACATCGATGCTGTCGCCGCACCTCGCCTTCGGCGAGATTTCACCGGCGCGGATCTGGCATGCGACCCGGGGACTGCAGGCCACCGAGGACCTTATTCATTTCCGCAAAGAACTCGTCTGGCGGGAGTTTTCCTACCACCTGCTGGTGGAGTTCCCGAGGCTAGGCGAGGCCAACTGGAACGACCGCTTCGATGCCTTTCCCTGGCGGTTCGATGCCGCCCAGTTTCAGGCTTGGACGAAGGGCATGACCGGTTATCCGATTGTTGATGCCGGCATGCGCCAGCTCTGGCGGCACGGGTATATGCACAACCGCGTGCGCATGATCACCGCCTCCTTCCTGATCAAGGACCTGATGATCGACTGGCGGCGGGGGGAAGCCTGGTTCCGGGATACGCTGCTCGATGCCGATCCGGCATCGAATGCGGCCAACTGGCAATGGGTCGCAGGGTCGGGCGCCGATGCCTCGCCCTTCTTCCGGGTGTTCAATCCCATCCTGCAGGGCGAGAAGTTCGACGGGAACGGCGACTATGTCCGTCGCTTCGTGCCGGAACTGGCGAAGCTGCCGAACAAATACATCCACAAGCCGTTCGATGCGCCGGCGGACGTGCTGCAGAAGGCCGGCGTGACACTGGGCAAAACCTATTCCAGGCCCATCGTTGACCATGGGATCGCCCGGGACCGGGCGCTTGCCGCCTATGCGCATGTGACGGGCCGGAGCGCGCAAGCCGATCCGCGGGATTGA
- a CDS encoding NADPH-dependent FMN reductase gives MADLRIGIIMSTTREGRFADKPAQWLKAIGDERPDLDVELIDLRDYPLPFFNEKASPASQPSQNPVSRQWASKIGSLDGFVFITAEYNHGYSGVLKNAMDYIYTEWNRKPASFVAYGGVGGARAVEQLRLVCVELQMAPLRNAVHIAREQFGPVMNGEKQLSDFDALGKAAGGMLDELSWWTKTLKAGRS, from the coding sequence ATGGCGGACCTCAGGATCGGCATCATCATGAGCACCACGCGGGAGGGACGCTTTGCCGACAAGCCGGCGCAGTGGCTGAAAGCGATCGGCGACGAGCGGCCCGACCTGGATGTCGAACTGATCGATCTGCGGGACTACCCGCTGCCCTTCTTTAACGAAAAGGCCTCACCCGCCTCGCAGCCATCGCAGAACCCGGTCTCGCGGCAATGGGCATCGAAGATCGGCAGCCTGGATGGCTTCGTTTTCATCACTGCGGAATACAATCACGGCTATTCCGGTGTGCTCAAGAACGCGATGGACTACATCTATACCGAATGGAATCGCAAGCCGGCCAGCTTCGTCGCCTATGGCGGTGTCGGCGGCGCAAGGGCTGTCGAACAGTTGCGGCTCGTGTGCGTGGAACTGCAGATGGCGCCGCTGCGCAATGCGGTGCACATTGCAAGAGAGCAGTTCGGCCCGGTCATGAACGGCGAAAAGCAGCTGTCCGACTTCGATGCGCTCGGCAAGGCGGCGGGCGGCATGCTGGACGAGCTGTCCTGGTGGACGAAAACACTGAAGGCCGGGCGCTCCTGA
- a CDS encoding AI-2E family transporter, which yields MRIALIPPLTAARWLLVLIVLAGIYFFHGFLVPVLAALVIGFASWPLYRDLLRRIGGNSTLGATIAILCVVAFIVVPISFAISYTIGEMRQWIAWALEVNRYGAPPPAWIMGLPVAGEWLGSLWVRHVGEPGAIGQLVQLVSGANIGNIYRAVIAAGDGAFHLLLTLLFMLIALFFVYRDGAAFSRQIDMLGERILPSRWERISRVVPATISSTVTGMTLIAIGEGIVLGIAYWIAGVPSPVTLGVLTGVMALIPGGAPLSFTLVSIYLVASGSYVAGAGLFVWGSVELFIVDKTLRPRLVGGPIKLPFLPTFFGLVGGVKTMGFLGLFIGPVLMALLVAIWREWMREIELAVEPEGPRSDAQPVRKLA from the coding sequence ATGCGGATTGCCCTCATCCCGCCCCTGACGGCTGCGCGCTGGCTGCTGGTTCTCATCGTTCTCGCCGGCATCTACTTCTTCCACGGTTTTCTCGTTCCGGTTCTGGCGGCTCTCGTCATCGGCTTTGCCAGCTGGCCGCTCTACCGGGATCTTCTGCGCCGCATTGGCGGAAACAGCACGCTTGGCGCAACCATCGCGATCCTCTGCGTGGTTGCCTTCATCGTCGTGCCGATCAGTTTTGCGATTTCCTATACGATCGGCGAGATGCGCCAATGGATCGCCTGGGCGCTGGAAGTGAACCGCTACGGTGCGCCGCCGCCGGCCTGGATCATGGGTCTGCCGGTCGCCGGCGAATGGCTGGGCTCCCTCTGGGTCCGGCACGTGGGAGAGCCCGGCGCCATCGGCCAACTTGTGCAACTCGTCAGCGGCGCCAATATCGGCAACATCTACCGTGCGGTCATCGCAGCCGGCGACGGTGCCTTTCACCTGTTGCTGACCCTGCTCTTCATGCTGATTGCGCTGTTCTTCGTCTACCGCGACGGCGCCGCGTTCTCGCGGCAGATCGACATGCTGGGCGAACGCATCCTGCCGAGCCGCTGGGAGCGAATCTCGCGTGTCGTTCCGGCCACCATCAGCTCCACGGTGACGGGCATGACCCTGATCGCGATCGGCGAAGGCATCGTGCTCGGCATCGCCTACTGGATCGCCGGCGTGCCCTCTCCCGTGACGCTTGGCGTGCTGACGGGCGTGATGGCGCTGATCCCCGGAGGAGCGCCCTTGTCGTTCACCCTGGTGTCGATCTACCTCGTTGCCAGCGGATCCTATGTCGCCGGCGCCGGGCTCTTCGTCTGGGGCTCCGTGGAACTCTTCATCGTCGACAAGACCTTGCGTCCACGCCTCGTCGGCGGTCCGATCAAGCTGCCGTTCCTGCCGACCTTTTTCGGCTTGGTCGGTGGCGTCAAGACCATGGGATTCCTCGGCCTCTTCATCGGCCCTGTGCTGATGGCGCTTCTCGTCGCCATCTGGCGCGAATGGATGCGCGAAATCGAACTTGCCGTCGAACCGGAAGGTCCGAGAAGCGACGCCCAGCCGGTGCGCAAGCTCGCCTGA
- the secG gene encoding preprotein translocase subunit SecG, whose product MQTVLIVIHLMIVLALVGVVLIQRSEGGGLGIGGGSGFMSARGTANALTRTTAILATLFFITSLALGILARYEARPTDILDRIPATQQGSGNGILDSLGPTPGQQAPANGAAAPGAAAPAAPADPAAVPTGQ is encoded by the coding sequence ATGCAGACCGTATTGATCGTTATCCATCTCATGATCGTGCTGGCCCTTGTCGGCGTGGTGCTTATCCAACGTTCCGAAGGTGGCGGCCTTGGTATTGGCGGCGGCTCCGGTTTCATGTCGGCCCGCGGCACGGCAAACGCCCTGACCCGCACCACGGCGATCCTGGCGACGCTGTTCTTCATCACCTCGCTCGCGCTCGGCATCCTCGCGCGCTACGAAGCCCGCCCGACCGATATTCTCGACCGCATTCCGGCAACCCAGCAGGGAAGCGGCAACGGCATTCTCGACTCGCTCGGCCCGACGCCCGGTCAGCAGGCTCCGGCGAATGGCGCGGCGGCCCCTGGTGCTGCGGCCCCGGCAGCGCCGGCCGATCCCGCAGCCGTTCCGACCGGCCAGTAA
- a CDS encoding CTP synthase, whose protein sequence is MARYVFITGGVVSSLGKGIAAAALGALLQARGYRVRLRKLDPYLNVDPGTMSPTQHGEVFVTDDGAETDLDLGHYERFTGRSATKTDNITTGRIYKNIIDKERRGDYLGATVQVIPHVTNEIKDFVVEGNDDYDFVICEIGGTVGDIEAMPFVEAIRQLGNELPRGSAVYLHLTLMPYIPAAGELKTKPTQHSVKELQALGIAPDILLVRADREIPEAERRKLSLFCNVRPSAVIQALDVANIYDVPMAYHKEGLDSEVLAAFGIEPAPKPRLEAWEEVCNRIRTPEGEVTIAIVGKYTGLKDAYKSLIEALHHGGIANQVKVKLEWIESEIFEKEDPAPYLEKVHGILVPGGFGERGAQGKINAAKFARERQVPYFGICFGMQMAVLEAARNLAGIEAASSTEFGPSKEPVVGLMTEWVKGNELQKRSAAGDLGGTMRLGAYKAALKRETKIADIYGSTDISERHRHRYEVNVDYKERLESCGLVFSGMSPDGLLPETIEYPDHPWFIGVQYHPELKSRPLDPHPLFASFIEAALEQSRLV, encoded by the coding sequence ATGGCGCGATATGTATTCATCACTGGCGGCGTGGTTTCCTCTCTTGGCAAGGGAATTGCGGCCGCCGCCCTCGGAGCCCTGCTACAGGCCCGCGGTTACCGGGTCCGGCTCCGTAAGCTCGACCCTTACCTCAACGTCGATCCGGGCACGATGAGCCCGACGCAGCACGGTGAAGTCTTCGTCACCGATGACGGCGCCGAGACGGACCTTGATCTCGGTCACTACGAACGTTTCACGGGGCGTTCGGCCACCAAGACCGACAACATCACCACGGGCCGCATCTACAAGAACATCATCGACAAGGAACGCCGCGGCGACTATCTCGGCGCCACCGTCCAGGTCATTCCGCACGTCACCAACGAGATCAAGGATTTCGTCGTCGAAGGCAATGACGACTACGACTTCGTCATCTGCGAGATCGGCGGCACCGTCGGCGACATCGAGGCGATGCCGTTCGTGGAGGCGATCCGTCAGTTGGGCAACGAACTGCCGCGCGGGTCTGCGGTCTACCTGCACCTGACGCTGATGCCGTATATTCCGGCCGCCGGCGAACTGAAGACCAAGCCAACCCAGCACTCCGTCAAGGAACTGCAGGCGCTTGGCATTGCCCCCGACATCCTGCTGGTGCGCGCCGACCGGGAAATTCCGGAAGCCGAACGCCGCAAGCTCTCGCTGTTCTGCAATGTGCGCCCGTCCGCCGTCATCCAGGCGCTCGATGTCGCCAACATCTACGACGTGCCGATGGCCTACCACAAGGAAGGCCTCGATTCGGAAGTGCTGGCCGCCTTCGGCATCGAACCGGCGCCCAAGCCGCGTCTGGAAGCCTGGGAAGAGGTCTGCAACCGCATCCGGACGCCGGAAGGCGAAGTCACCATCGCGATCGTCGGCAAGTACACGGGCCTCAAGGACGCCTACAAGTCGCTGATCGAGGCTCTGCATCACGGCGGCATCGCCAACCAGGTCAAGGTGAAGCTGGAGTGGATCGAGTCGGAGATTTTCGAAAAGGAAGATCCGGCTCCCTATCTCGAAAAGGTTCACGGCATCCTGGTCCCCGGCGGCTTCGGCGAGCGCGGCGCGCAGGGCAAGATCAATGCGGCAAAGTTCGCCCGTGAGCGTCAGGTGCCGTATTTCGGCATCTGCTTCGGCATGCAGATGGCCGTTCTGGAAGCCGCCCGCAATCTCGCCGGCATCGAGGCAGCATCCTCCACCGAATTCGGTCCCTCGAAGGAGCCGGTCGTCGGTCTGATGACCGAATGGGTGAAGGGCAACGAGTTGCAGAAACGCTCGGCTGCCGGCGACCTTGGCGGCACGATGCGCCTTGGCGCCTACAAGGCGGCGCTGAAGCGCGAAACGAAGATCGCCGACATCTACGGCTCGACGGACATTTCCGAACGTCACCGCCACCGCTACGAGGTGAACGTGGACTACAAGGAACGCCTGGAAAGCTGCGGCCTGGTGTTTTCGGGCATGTCGCCGGACGGCCTCTTGCCGGAAACGATCGAATATCCGGATCATCCCTGGTTCATCGGCGTGCAGTATCATCCGGAACTGAAGAGCAGGCCGCTCGATCCGCATCCGCTTTTTGCAAGCTTCATCGAAGCGGCGCTGGAACAGAGCCGCCTCGTCTGA
- the moaC gene encoding cyclic pyranopterin monophosphate synthase MoaC has translation MAEEARLTHISASGEAHMVDVADKAETVRVATAAGYVRMRPETLALIRDGNAKKGDVIGTARLAGIMAAKQTANLIPLCHPLMLSKVSVEITEDATLPGLRVQATVKLTGKTGVEMEALTAVSVACLTIYDMAKAADKGMEIGGIALLAKSGGKSGDWTRSQAENKADT, from the coding sequence ATGGCCGAAGAGGCGCGTCTCACCCATATCTCCGCCTCCGGCGAAGCCCATATGGTGGATGTGGCGGACAAGGCGGAGACCGTGCGCGTCGCGACCGCTGCCGGTTACGTCCGCATGCGCCCGGAGACGCTGGCCCTCATCCGCGACGGCAATGCCAAGAAGGGGGATGTGATTGGCACGGCTCGGCTTGCCGGCATCATGGCGGCGAAGCAGACCGCCAACCTGATCCCGCTCTGCCATCCGTTGATGCTGAGCAAGGTCTCGGTCGAGATCACCGAGGATGCCACGCTCCCAGGCCTTCGCGTCCAAGCGACGGTGAAGCTGACCGGCAAGACGGGCGTCGAGATGGAGGCGCTGACCGCTGTCTCGGTTGCCTGCCTCACCATCTACGACATGGCCAAGGCGGCCGACAAAGGCATGGAGATCGGCGGCATTGCACTTCTGGCGAAGAGCGGCGGCAAATCCGGCGATTGGACCCGCAGCCAGGCCGAGAACAAGGCTGACACATAA
- the tpiA gene encoding triose-phosphate isomerase: MTPDVRPLVAGNWKMNGTRASLDQIKAIAAGVDGPLAAKVEALICPPATLLYVATALCTDSPLAIGAQDCHQNPSGAHTGDLSAEMIADCFGTYVIVGHSERRSDHAETDHLVRAKAEAAYAADLTAIICIGETADERKAGQTLDVLKRQLAASVPDSATAENTVIAYEPVWAIGTGLTPTVDDVKKAHAFMRDELVTRFKGEGKRMRILYGGSVKPSNAKELMGVANVDGALVGGASLKATDFLAIYQAYEALTA, from the coding sequence ATGACGCCAGATGTTCGCCCGCTTGTGGCGGGAAACTGGAAGATGAACGGCACGCGCGCGTCGCTCGACCAGATCAAGGCGATCGCCGCCGGCGTGGATGGACCGCTCGCTGCAAAGGTCGAGGCGCTGATCTGCCCGCCGGCCACGCTTCTTTATGTGGCGACGGCCTTGTGCACCGACAGCCCGCTCGCGATCGGCGCGCAGGATTGCCATCAGAACCCGTCGGGCGCGCATACCGGTGATCTGTCCGCCGAGATGATCGCCGACTGCTTCGGCACCTATGTGATCGTCGGACATTCCGAACGCCGCAGCGATCATGCTGAAACCGATCATCTGGTGCGCGCCAAGGCGGAAGCCGCCTATGCCGCGGATCTGACCGCTATCATCTGCATCGGGGAAACGGCAGACGAGCGCAAGGCCGGCCAGACGCTGGATGTGCTGAAGCGACAGCTTGCGGCATCGGTTCCTGACAGCGCTACCGCGGAGAATACCGTCATCGCCTATGAGCCGGTCTGGGCGATCGGTACCGGGCTTACGCCGACCGTCGATGACGTGAAAAAGGCGCATGCCTTCATGCGCGACGAGCTCGTCACGCGCTTCAAGGGCGAAGGCAAGCGCATGCGCATCCTGTATGGCGGCTCGGTGAAACCCAGCAACGCCAAGGAGTTGATGGGTGTTGCGAATGTCGATGGCGCGCTGGTTGGCGGGGCGAGCTTGAAAGCGACGGACTTCCTTGCCATCTATCAGGCTTACGAGGCGCTGACCGCCTAA
- a CDS encoding alpha/beta hydrolase, which produces MSTDHFIVRVFLVAVSLIVATDAVGRDGPIRPFKDDLFSRQGVIESRDDGAFQIIDYIEERDINDRDEEPERRVKSPYVDTRVRRFQVNETLQLAGARLDVARVGPDENAAFTVIFIHGRGGDRRLGVNDLTFGGNFNRLKNLAVLNGGTYYAPSIKSFDPNGAADVAALIRHVFELSKGRPVILACASMGGFICQSVSRDKEAVRYLKGLVMMGGPPDPGFLTTPAARLKLPVYLAHGSADKVYAASDQIALYQKMAAKKYPVQFRLYNTGGHGTPIRMCDWRDILNFILTGR; this is translated from the coding sequence ATGTCCACAGATCATTTCATCGTCCGGGTCTTTCTCGTGGCTGTCAGCCTGATCGTGGCGACCGATGCCGTCGGGCGGGACGGCCCGATCCGCCCCTTCAAGGACGACCTTTTCTCCCGCCAGGGTGTCATCGAATCACGCGACGATGGTGCCTTCCAGATCATCGACTACATCGAGGAACGTGACATCAACGACCGGGACGAAGAGCCCGAACGGCGGGTGAAGTCGCCGTATGTCGATACCCGCGTCAGACGATTCCAGGTCAACGAGACGCTGCAGCTCGCCGGTGCCCGGCTGGATGTGGCACGTGTCGGGCCGGATGAGAACGCCGCCTTTACGGTGATCTTCATTCACGGGCGTGGCGGAGATCGCAGGCTCGGCGTCAACGACCTGACCTTCGGCGGAAACTTCAACCGGCTGAAGAACCTCGCCGTGTTGAACGGCGGCACCTATTACGCACCCTCGATCAAATCCTTCGATCCCAACGGCGCCGCCGATGTGGCAGCTCTGATCCGGCATGTCTTCGAACTGTCGAAAGGCCGGCCGGTCATCCTGGCCTGTGCCTCGATGGGCGGGTTCATCTGCCAGAGCGTGAGCCGCGACAAGGAGGCCGTCCGTTACCTGAAGGGGCTGGTGATGATGGGTGGCCCGCCGGATCCAGGCTTTTTGACAACACCGGCTGCGCGGCTGAAACTGCCGGTCTATCTGGCGCATGGCAGCGCCGACAAGGTATATGCCGCAAGCGACCAGATCGCGCTGTACCAGAAGATGGCGGCAAAGAAATATCCGGTGCAGTTTCGCCTCTATAACACGGGCGGTCATGGAACGCCGATCAGGATGTGCGATTGGCGCGACATTTTGAACTTCATCCTCACGGGGCGGTGA